The window TAAAAAATTCACACCATATAAAGCCCGTTACACTCTTGTAGAAAAGgcatgttgtgctttgacttgggcAGCACAAAAGTTGAGACATTATCTGTCGTCTTACAAAAcatacctcatctcgagaatggatccgttgaagtatatatttcagaaggccatgcctacaggaaagctatccaagtggcaaatgttgctgagtgagtttgacattgtgtacgtAACCTAAaaggcaatcaaggggcaagccttagcagatcatttggcagAAAATCCGGTTGATGAGGAATACGAGCCACTTCGAACTTACTTCTCAGATGAGGAAATTTTATTCGTAGGGGAAGATATTACAGAGATTTACATCTGATGGAGGCTATTCCTTAATGGGGCAGTCAACTAGGTTCAGGAATCGGAACAGTTTTGGTATCAAAGACGGGCCAACATTATCCGATAACTTCTAAGTTGCGTTTCCCATGTACCAATAACATGGTTGAATATGAGCCTAGCATCCTGggtctcaaattggcacttgatatggctGTTCATGAATTGTTTGTCatcggagattcagatttgctgattcatAAGGTACAgggagaatgggcggtaaaaaatcccaagattactccttatatGGAGCTAGTGCAAGAATTATGCGAAAGATTCAAAgaagttgatttcagacatatcccacggatacaaaatgagtttgctgacGCTTTGACCAccatatcttccatgattcagcacccagatcagagttacattgatcctttggaaataagcttgaaggagcAACCCACACATTGTGCACATGTGGAAGAGGACCCTAATGGAAAGCCTTagtactatgacattaagaggtatttgaaatctggagtatatcctgaagaggctagtaacaaccaaaagaataCAATCCGGTCTTTGGCAAAGAACTACTTTCCAAGTGGGGAatttctttttaggaggactcctgatttgggattcctaagattCATCGATTCTACAGaagccaataaattgataaaagaggtacacgctggagtttgtaggccccacatgaatgggtttgcccttgccagaaagatcctgagaaccggttacttctggatgactatggaaaatgattgtagtatGTGCAAAAATTTCCAAAATGTCAGACACACAGAGATCTGATTCGCATGCCTCCACATGAGCTTTATGCAATAAGTTCCccttggcctttcgtagcttggggtATGGATGTTATCGGACCGATAGAACCATCAGCATCGAATGGGCATAGGTTTATTTTGGTTGCCATCTATTACTTTACTAAATGGGTTGAAGCTGCTTCATACAGAGCcatcactaagaaagtggttatAGATTTCATCAAGAATAACCTGATTTGCCGATTCggagtgccagaatcaatcattACGGATAATGGGGCCaacttgaacagtcacttgatgaatgaaatttgtgATCACTTCAAAATCGTGCATCACAACTCGACTGCATACCGTCCTCAAATGTATGGAGCCATGGAAGCTGCCAACAAGAATATTAAGAAGATCCTGAGAAAGATGGtcaaaaatgatagatcatggcacgaGATGTTACCTTACGACTTGCTAGGGTATCGCACGATGGTTCGAACCTCCACCGGGGCAACCCCATATCTATTGGTTTATGGAAATAAAGCGGTGATACCTGCTAAagttgaaataccttccctaaggattatccAAGAAGCCAGACTAAGTAACGAAGAATAGGTTTGTGCTCgctatgaacaactcatgttgattgatgaaaagagaatggtcaTTGTATATCATGGTCAGTTGTATCAACACAGGATGATTCGTGTCTTTAACAAGAAGG of the Capsicum annuum cultivar UCD-10X-F1 unplaced genomic scaffold, UCD10Xv1.1 ctg78425, whole genome shotgun sequence genome contains:
- the LOC124894935 gene encoding uncharacterized protein K02A2.6-like, which gives rise to MVEYEPSILGLKLALDMAVHELFVIGDSDLLIHKYVQKFPKCQTHRDLIRMPPHELYAISSPWPFVAWGMDVIGPIEPSASNGHRFILVAIYYFTKWVEAASYRAITKKVVIDFIKNNLICRFGVPESIITDNGANLNSHLMNEICDHFKIVHHNSTAYRPQMYGAMEAANKNIKKILRKMVKNDRSWHEMLPYDLLGYRTMVRTSTGATPYLLVYGNKAVIPAKVEIPSLRIIQEARLSNEE